The Gadus macrocephalus chromosome 20, ASM3116895v1 genome includes a region encoding these proteins:
- the LOC132448765 gene encoding pancreas transcription factor 1 subunit alpha, with translation MEDIFFDFEQDATTDYAFWGQMDPNFQFQTQLDTLLLDCNTVSGQLSPWSSFGCQSVFPDEQLTFTDLDSQSPGLGGGTEADSSSGDENVESGTRRSRRLSAHPPYKIQRHAANIRERKRMLSINSAFEELRCHVPTFPYEKRLSKIDTLRLAIAYIALLREILMSGCDPKSYVDECMKNGYKNQTNAIWNTSDLTARLSWIKWD, from the exons ATGGAGGACATCTTCTTTGACTTTGAACAAGATGCAACCACGGACTACGCGTTCTGGGGTCAGATGGACCCCAACTTTCAGTTCCAGACCCAGCTGGACACCCTGCTCTTGGACTGCAACACGGTCTCCGGACAGCTCTCTCCGTGGTCCTCGTTCGGCTGTCAGTCGGTATTCCCGGACGAGCAGCTGACCTTCACCGACCTGGACTCCCAGTCGCCCGGCCTCGGCGGCGGTACGGAAGCCGACAGCTCCTCGGGGGACGAGAACGTCGAGAGCGGCACGCGACGCTCGAGGCGCCTCTCGGCCCACCCCCCGTACAAAATCCAGAGGCACGCCGCCAACATCCGGGAGCGGAAGCGTATGCTGAGCATCAACTCGGCCTTCGAGGAGCTCCGGTGCCACGTGCCAACGTTCCCCTACGAGAAGCGGCTGTCGAAGATCGACACCCTGCGGTTGGCCATCGCCTACATCGCCCTGCTCCGAGAGATTCTCATGTCGGGATGCGACCCCAAGTCCTACGTTGACGAGTGCATGAAGAACGGCTACAAGAACCAAACCAACGCCATCTGGAACACGAGCG atcTGACAGCCCGCCTCTCCTGGATAAAGTGGGATTAA
- the twist2 gene encoding twist-related protein 2, protein MEEGSSPPMSPVDSLASSEEELDDRQQQKRFAGKRRHGSKKSIEDGSPGAVKRGKKTSPSSTQSYEELQNQRVLANVRERQRTQSLNEAFASLRKIIPTLPSDKLSKIQTLKLASRYIDFLYQVLQSDEMDNKMSSCSYVAHERLSYAFSVWRMEGAWSMSASH, encoded by the coding sequence ATGGAAGAGGGCTCGAGTCCCCCGATGTCCCCTGTGGATAGTCTCGcgagcagcgaggaggagctggacgacAGACAGCAGCAGAAACGATTCGCGGGCAAGAGGAGACACGGCTCGAAGAAGTCTATCGAGGACGGCAGCCCCGGGGCCGTGAAACGCGGCAAGAAGACGAGCCCGAGCAGCACGCAGTCGTACGAGGAGCTGCAGAACCAGCGCGTGCTCGCCAACGTGCGGGAGAGGCAGCGCACGCAGTCGCTGAACGAAGCCTTCGCGTCGTTACGCAAAATCATCCCTACGCTGCCGTCGGACAAACTGAGCAAAATCCAGACGCTGAAGCTGGCCTCGCGATACATTGACTTTCTCTACCAGGTGCTGCAGAGCGACGAGATGGACAATAAGATGTCCAGCTGTAGTTATGTTGCGCACGAGAGGCTCAGTTATGCGTTCTCGGTGTGGAGGATGGAGGGCGCGTGGTCTATGTCCGCGAGCCACTAG